In Acidobacteriota bacterium, one DNA window encodes the following:
- a CDS encoding site-specific DNA-methyltransferase: MTGINGTKALWSPEIASAFDPDAEVVIAPGDCLATLRTLPDGLAKLVITSPPYNLGKVYEKVAELEQYLTALAPIVDELVRVLAPEGSLCWQVGNYVEEGEVFPLDIFYYPFFKSRGLKLRNRIIWHFEHGLHATKRFSGRYETLLWFTKGDSYTFNLDPVRVPSKYPGKTHFKGEKYGQPSGNPLGKNPADFWKIVERDWEAALWEIPNVKANHPEKTIHPCQFPIELVERCVLALTNEDDWVLDPFSGVGSALLAALRHKRRAFGCEKEEEFVTLARQRVEDLYTGRLRYRPLGKPVHQPTGREKVSQIPLEWLSKGD; the protein is encoded by the coding sequence ATGACAGGAATCAACGGAACAAAAGCCTTGTGGTCGCCGGAGATTGCCAGCGCTTTCGATCCTGACGCGGAAGTGGTGATTGCGCCGGGTGATTGTCTCGCCACGCTGCGCACGCTGCCGGATGGATTGGCAAAGCTGGTGATTACTTCGCCGCCTTACAACCTTGGCAAGGTTTACGAGAAGGTGGCGGAGCTTGAGCAATATCTGACAGCCCTTGCGCCGATTGTGGATGAGTTGGTGCGCGTGCTCGCGCCGGAAGGCTCGTTGTGCTGGCAGGTGGGGAACTACGTCGAAGAGGGTGAGGTCTTTCCACTCGATATTTTCTACTACCCGTTTTTCAAGTCGCGCGGATTGAAGCTGCGCAACCGCATCATCTGGCATTTCGAGCACGGGCTGCACGCGACGAAACGATTTTCGGGTCGCTACGAAACATTGCTGTGGTTTACCAAAGGCGACAGCTACACCTTCAATCTCGACCCTGTGCGCGTGCCGTCGAAGTATCCGGGCAAGACGCATTTCAAAGGCGAGAAGTACGGCCAGCCGTCGGGCAATCCGCTGGGCAAGAACCCTGCCGATTTTTGGAAGATCGTGGAGCGCGATTGGGAAGCGGCGTTGTGGGAAATCCCGAACGTCAAAGCCAATCACCCAGAGAAGACGATTCATCCGTGCCAGTTTCCGATTGAGCTGGTCGAACGCTGCGTGCTGGCTTTGACCAATGAAGACGATTGGGTGCTCGATCCGTTTTCAGGCGTGGGGTCGGCGTTGCTGGCGGCGTTGCGCCACAAACGGCGGGCATTCGGTTGCGAGAAGGAAGAAGAGTTCGTCACGCTGGCGCGCCAGCGCGTGGAAGATTTGTACACGGGCAGGCTGCGTTATCGTCCGTTGGGCAAACCGGTTCATCAACCGACAGGGAGAGAGAAGGTCAGCCAGATTCCGCTGGAATGGTTGAGCAAAGGAGATTGA
- a CDS encoding GNAT family N-acetyltransferase yields MTSDYTIRLCQAIEDFDQCVEMQRIVWRFPDAEVTPVRAFVITMHSGGFTYGAFDPAGKMLGFSHALPAFDTTKRPFIYSHMAAVLPGLQNSGIGHKLKLAQHEHARRIGVWPVKWTFDPLLSRNANLNINKLGAVVRTYHVNYYGNFSTSEMWRGLDTDRLFVEWWVQSEHVANALAGKRRADAPVAVVEVPYDIDTLKKEDMEAAREWQFKVRSGFQSLLADGLYCAGFEAGREGGNSRYLFYQNEHVEEKE; encoded by the coding sequence ATGACATCTGATTACACGATCCGGCTGTGCCAAGCCATCGAAGATTTCGATCAATGCGTCGAGATGCAACGCATTGTCTGGCGCTTTCCCGACGCCGAAGTCACGCCTGTGCGCGCCTTTGTCATCACCATGCATAGCGGCGGGTTCACCTACGGCGCATTTGACCCGGCTGGAAAAATGCTGGGCTTTTCGCACGCGCTGCCCGCCTTCGACACGACCAAGCGCCCGTTCATTTATTCGCACATGGCCGCCGTGTTGCCGGGGCTGCAAAACTCAGGCATCGGCCACAAGCTGAAACTGGCGCAGCACGAACACGCGCGGCGCATCGGCGTCTGGCCGGTCAAGTGGACGTTCGATCCGCTGCTCTCGCGCAACGCCAATCTGAACATCAACAAGCTGGGCGCGGTGGTGCGGACGTATCACGTCAACTACTACGGCAATTTCAGCACCAGCGAGATGTGGCGCGGGCTGGATACCGACCGGCTCTTTGTTGAATGGTGGGTGCAATCTGAACACGTCGCCAACGCGCTGGCGGGCAAGCGTCGCGCGGATGCGCCGGTAGCGGTTGTCGAAGTGCCTTATGACATTGATACGTTGAAGAAAGAAGACATGGAGGCGGCGCGCGAATGGCAATTCAAAGTGCGCAGCGGCTTTCAATCGCTGCTTGCCGACGGGCTGTATTGCGCGGGCTTTGAAGCCGGGCGCGAGGGCGGCAATAGCCGGTACTTGTTTTATCAAAACGAACACGTAGAGGAGAAAGAGTGA
- a CDS encoding 2,3,4,5-tetrahydropyridine-2,6-dicarboxylate N-succinyltransferase, whose translation MAANLESQIEKWFSLPLAELSDETKQEALAVFDEFKTALNRGQIRAASRDESGAWQVHQWVKRGILLGFRLGGLIDYSIDNTFRYFDKDTYPTKRFSVTSGVRIVPGGTTVRDGAYLGQGVTIMPPAYINTGAYVDDGTMVDSHALIGSCAQIGKRCHISAAAQIGGVLEPIGALPVIIEDEVLVGGNCGVYEGTIVRERAILGSGVILNGSTPIFDAVRETIYRRAGDQPLEVPAGAVVVPGARAITVGAAKDWGLSVYAPIIVKYRDEKTEAAVRLEDFLR comes from the coding sequence ATGGCAGCAAATCTCGAATCTCAAATTGAAAAATGGTTTTCTCTCCCACTCGCCGAACTGAGCGACGAGACCAAACAAGAAGCCTTAGCTGTCTTCGACGAATTCAAAACCGCGCTCAATCGCGGCCAAATCCGTGCCGCCAGCCGCGACGAAAGCGGCGCGTGGCAGGTTCACCAATGGGTCAAACGCGGTATCCTGCTTGGCTTCCGCTTGGGCGGGCTGATTGATTATTCGATAGACAACACCTTTCGCTATTTCGACAAAGACACCTATCCGACCAAACGCTTCAGCGTCACCAGCGGCGTGCGCATTGTGCCGGGTGGCACGACCGTGCGCGACGGCGCCTATCTGGGCCAGGGCGTGACGATCATGCCGCCGGCGTACATCAACACCGGCGCTTATGTGGATGACGGGACGATGGTTGATTCGCACGCGCTGATCGGTTCGTGCGCGCAAATCGGCAAGCGTTGCCACATCAGCGCGGCGGCCCAAATCGGCGGCGTGCTCGAACCCATCGGCGCGCTGCCCGTCATCATCGAAGACGAAGTCCTGGTCGGCGGCAACTGCGGCGTTTATGAAGGCACCATCGTGCGCGAACGCGCCATCCTGGGTTCGGGCGTGATCCTGAACGGCTCGACGCCGATTTTTGACGCCGTGCGCGAAACGATTTACCGGCGCGCGGGCGATCAGCCGCTGGAAGTCCCGGCGGGCGCGGTTGTCGTGCCCGGCGCGCGCGCGATTACCGTCGGCGCGGCCAAAGACTGGGGCCTGTCGGTTTACGCGCCGATCATCGTGAAGTACCGGGATGAAAAGACCGAGGCGGCGGTGCGGCTGGAAGATTTTCTGCGCTAA
- a CDS encoding DUF427 domain-containing protein: protein MKAIWKDAVIAESDATVVVEGNHYFPHAALKTEHFQSSETHSVCPWKGTASYYNVVVNGEVNKDAAWFYPQTKDAAKNIENYVAFWKGVQVSE from the coding sequence ATGAAAGCGATTTGGAAAGACGCAGTGATTGCCGAAAGTGACGCGACCGTCGTGGTGGAAGGGAATCACTACTTCCCCCATGCGGCGCTCAAGACAGAGCATTTTCAGTCCAGCGAGACACACTCGGTCTGCCCTTGGAAGGGGACGGCCAGTTATTACAACGTAGTCGTCAACGGCGAAGTGAACAAAGATGCTGCCTGGTTTTATCCGCAAACAAAAGACGCCGCGAAGAACATCGAGAATTACGTCGCGTTTTGGAAAGGCGTGCAAGTCAGCGAGTAG
- the fdhA gene encoding formaldehyde dehydrogenase, glutathione-independent, which produces MAENRGVVYLGPGQVEVQEIKYPKLANPKGKRIDHAVILKIVSTNICGSDQHMVRGRTTAPAGLVLGHEITGEVIEAGKGVEFLKVGDLCSVPFNVACGRCRSCKEQKTGVCLTVNPARAGGAYGYVDMGGWVGGQAEYVLVPYADFNLLKFPNKDQAMEKIKDLTCLSDILPTGYHGCVSAGVGPGTIVYIAGAGPVGLAAAAAAQLLGAACVIVGDMIPARLKQAKSFGCEVVDLSKSATLGEQIEQIVGEPQVDCAVDAVGFEARGHGSLAGVERPATVLNSIMEITRAGGALGIPGLYVTDDPGGVDDNAKIGSLSIRLGLGWAKSHSFVTGQTPVLKYNRQLMNAILYNKIKVAKAVNVTVITLDEAPKGYADFDKGAARKFVIDPHGLLKKAA; this is translated from the coding sequence ATGGCAGAGAATCGTGGAGTCGTTTATTTAGGGCCGGGTCAGGTCGAGGTGCAGGAAATCAAGTATCCGAAGCTTGCCAATCCCAAGGGCAAGCGGATTGACCACGCGGTAATTCTGAAGATCGTCTCGACCAACATTTGCGGCAGCGATCAGCATATGGTGCGGGGCCGCACGACCGCGCCCGCCGGGCTGGTGCTGGGGCACGAGATCACGGGCGAGGTGATCGAAGCCGGCAAGGGCGTTGAATTTCTGAAGGTCGGCGATCTGTGCTCGGTGCCCTTCAACGTGGCGTGCGGGCGTTGCCGCAGTTGCAAGGAGCAGAAGACCGGCGTTTGCCTGACTGTCAATCCGGCGCGCGCGGGCGGGGCGTATGGCTACGTTGATATGGGCGGCTGGGTCGGCGGGCAGGCCGAATACGTGCTGGTGCCCTACGCCGATTTCAACCTGCTGAAGTTCCCCAACAAAGATCAGGCGATGGAGAAGATCAAAGATCTGACTTGCTTGTCTGACATTCTACCGACGGGCTATCACGGCTGTGTGTCGGCGGGCGTAGGGCCGGGCACGATTGTTTATATCGCGGGCGCGGGGCCGGTGGGCTTGGCGGCAGCGGCTGCGGCGCAACTGTTGGGCGCCGCCTGCGTGATCGTGGGCGACATGATTCCGGCGCGCTTGAAGCAGGCGAAGTCGTTCGGCTGTGAGGTCGTGGACTTGTCGAAGAGTGCGACATTGGGCGAACAGATCGAACAGATCGTCGGCGAGCCGCAGGTGGATTGTGCGGTGGATGCGGTTGGCTTTGAGGCGCGCGGTCATGGGTCGCTGGCGGGCGTCGAGCGTCCGGCGACGGTGCTCAATTCGATTATGGAAATTACGCGCGCCGGGGGAGCGTTGGGCATTCCAGGCTTGTATGTGACGGACGATCCGGGCGGCGTGGATGACAACGCGAAGATTGGCAGCTTGAGCATCCGCCTGGGTTTGGGCTGGGCCAAGAGTCATTCGTTTGTCACCGGGCAGACGCCGGTGCTGAAATACAACCGGCAACTGATGAACGCGATTTTGTACAACAAGATCAAAGTCGCCAAAGCCGTCAATGTCACGGTCATCACGCTGGACGAAGCGCCGAAAGGCTACGCCGATTTTGACAAAGGCGCGGCGCGTAAGTTCGTGATTGATCCGCACGGGCTGTTGAAAAAGGCGGCTTGA
- the ligA gene encoding NAD-dependent DNA ligase LigA codes for MSVKHQPIEQEIAELRRALLEHDYCYYVLNQPVVSDAEYDAQMRRLKELEAARPDLVTSDSPTQRVSGQVVEGFARYRHKRPMMSLDNSYSIDELREWARRCEKLAEGRAFDYVAELKIDGLSIALIYARGVLARGVTRGDGAQGDVVTQNVRTIRSVPLRLRTEVGAQEIEVRGEVFLPRESFDKINRELADEGGQTFANPRNAASGTLRMHDARIVAERALDIFCYQLFFDGTDAFDTHAESLEWLAQSGFKVNQHWRRCGAIEEIVEFCNAWDEKRFKLNYDTDGIVVKVNQVGVRDLLGSTGKSPRWAIAYKFPAQQASTRLLDVLYQVGRTGAVTPVAVLEPVLLAGTTVARASMHNADEMNRLGVWRGDWVFIEKSGEIIPQVVKVITEKRTGEESEFVFPTACPECETELIKPAGEAVTRCPNPDCPAKLREGLLHFSQRRAMRIEGLGVALVQQLTAFRWQRDKQGEPLFAADGQPLKLPPLVHDAADLYLLKERRDELIALERMGAKSAGNLLEQIEASKEAGLARLLYGLGIRHVGERTAQILAQHFGELEKLRNASSEELARIYEIGEVVARSIADWFAQKQNRTLVDRLKAAGVKTDLAAAVGQPVARVFEGLQFVLTGTLPTMKREEAKAFLEARGGRVVGSVSKKTDYLIAGEEAGSKLTKAQELGIKILSEAEMVRLG; via the coding sequence ATGTCTGTTAAACACCAGCCCATCGAACAAGAGATCGCCGAACTCCGCCGCGCGTTGCTGGAGCACGACTACTGCTATTACGTGCTCAATCAGCCGGTCGTCAGCGATGCCGAATACGACGCACAGATGCGCCGGTTAAAAGAGCTGGAAGCCGCGCGGCCTGACTTGGTGACGTCCGACAGCCCTACGCAACGTGTGTCGGGGCAGGTGGTCGAGGGGTTCGCGCGTTACCGGCACAAGCGCCCGATGATGTCGCTCGACAACAGCTACAGCATTGACGAATTGCGCGAGTGGGCCAGACGCTGCGAGAAGCTGGCCGAAGGGCGGGCGTTTGATTATGTGGCTGAATTGAAAATTGACGGTCTGAGCATCGCGCTGATTTACGCGCGCGGCGTGCTGGCGCGCGGCGTGACGCGCGGCGATGGCGCCCAGGGCGATGTCGTGACGCAGAACGTGCGAACAATTCGCTCGGTGCCGTTGCGCTTACGTACTGAAGTTGGCGCGCAAGAAATCGAAGTGCGCGGCGAAGTTTTCTTGCCGCGTGAATCCTTCGACAAAATTAATCGCGAGCTAGCGGACGAGGGCGGGCAGACCTTCGCCAATCCACGCAATGCGGCGTCGGGAACGTTGCGCATGCACGACGCGCGGATTGTGGCCGAACGGGCGCTGGATATTTTTTGCTATCAGTTGTTCTTTGATGGCACAGACGCCTTCGACACGCACGCTGAATCACTGGAATGGCTGGCGCAGTCAGGTTTCAAAGTGAATCAGCACTGGCGGCGTTGCGGTGCGATTGAGGAAATCGTCGAGTTTTGTAACGCCTGGGATGAAAAGCGATTCAAGCTCAATTACGACACCGACGGCATTGTTGTGAAGGTCAATCAAGTCGGCGTGCGTGACCTGCTGGGTTCGACCGGGAAGTCGCCGCGCTGGGCGATTGCCTATAAATTCCCGGCGCAACAGGCTTCGACGCGCTTGTTGGATGTGCTGTACCAAGTTGGGCGCACCGGCGCGGTGACGCCGGTCGCGGTGTTGGAACCGGTATTGTTGGCGGGTACGACCGTGGCGCGCGCCAGCATGCACAATGCTGATGAGATGAACCGGCTCGGCGTATGGCGCGGCGATTGGGTTTTCATCGAAAAAAGCGGTGAGATTATCCCGCAGGTCGTCAAAGTCATCACTGAAAAGCGCACAGGTGAGGAATCGGAATTCGTTTTCCCCACCGCTTGTCCCGAATGCGAAACGGAACTCATTAAGCCAGCGGGCGAGGCGGTCACGCGTTGCCCAAACCCCGATTGCCCCGCTAAGTTGCGCGAGGGCTTGCTGCATTTTTCCCAGCGCCGCGCCATGCGCATCGAAGGGCTGGGTGTGGCGTTGGTGCAGCAGTTGACCGCTTTCCGTTGGCAACGCGACAAGCAGGGCGAGCCGCTCTTTGCCGCTGATGGGCAGCCTTTGAAATTGCCGCCGTTGGTGCATGATGCCGCCGACTTATATCTGCTCAAAGAGCGCCGCGACGAATTGATTGCCCTCGAACGCATGGGGGCCAAGTCGGCGGGCAACCTGCTCGAACAGATCGAAGCGAGCAAGGAAGCAGGCCTCGCCCGGCTGCTGTATGGGTTGGGCATTCGGCATGTCGGGGAACGCACCGCTCAAATTCTGGCCCAGCATTTTGGCGAGCTTGAAAAGCTGCGCAATGCCTCCAGCGAAGAACTGGCCCGGATTTATGAGATCGGCGAAGTCGTCGCCCGTTCCATTGCCGACTGGTTCGCCCAAAAACAGAATCGGACATTGGTGGACAGGTTAAAAGCTGCCGGGGTCAAGACAGATTTGGCTGCCGCCGTGGGCCAGCCGGTCGCGCGCGTTTTCGAAGGATTGCAATTCGTCCTGACCGGAACGTTGCCGACAATGAAGCGGGAAGAAGCCAAAGCTTTCCTCGAAGCGCGTGGCGGCCGTGTGGTCGGCAGTGTCAGTAAAAAAACAGACTACCTGATTGCCGGGGAAGAGGCTGGTTCAAAACTGACCAAGGCGCAGGAACTGGGGATAAAAATTTTGAGCGAAGCCGAAATGGTTCGTCTAGGATAA
- a CDS encoding restriction endonuclease, whose protein sequence is MKVAGTYSFKNGEKVIAKRYPRLLDEVLAVIKQVHAPHHKSKVSKEKTMPGRALFSPRSLNKSFKAEFAKFAWSPVRVPCQYSEQHYSADYENRLVSRGAFREMDFVKEKLGVEVQFGKYAFMVYNVCAKMTIFHNLGHINLGIEIVPVKAFAEEMSTGVSYFEQFIWDLEHRGVSDIDIPVLILGIDS, encoded by the coding sequence TTGAAAGTTGCCGGTACCTACTCGTTCAAAAATGGCGAAAAGGTGATTGCCAAACGCTACCCGCGCTTGCTTGACGAAGTTCTTGCGGTCATCAAACAGGTGCACGCGCCTCATCATAAAAGCAAAGTCAGCAAAGAAAAGACGATGCCGGGCCGCGCGCTTTTCAGCCCACGTTCGCTGAACAAATCGTTCAAAGCGGAGTTTGCCAAGTTTGCTTGGAGTCCGGTGCGCGTGCCTTGCCAATACTCCGAACAGCATTATTCGGCTGATTACGAGAATCGTTTGGTGAGCCGCGGCGCGTTTCGGGAAATGGATTTTGTGAAAGAGAAACTTGGCGTCGAAGTGCAGTTCGGCAAGTATGCGTTCATGGTCTATAACGTTTGCGCGAAGATGACCATCTTCCACAACCTCGGACACATCAATCTCGGCATCGAAATCGTACCGGTCAAGGCGTTTGCCGAAGAGATGTCCACCGGCGTTTCTTACTTCGAGCAGTTCATTTGGGATTTGGAGCATCGGGGCGTCTCGGACATTGATATTCCTGTCTTGATTCTGGGCATTGATTCTTAA
- the menC gene encoding o-succinylbenzoate synthase, with protein MKIERIELIEIKLPLIAPFETSFGRTFERRIILTKIFADGLHGWGECTCNEGPFYNHEATDMAWLVLRDFAGPMVLGKEISAPTEVPALTARIRGNKMARAAIECAIWDLEARRQGVPLWQLLGGTQEVINCGVSLGLEDSDAAMLKKVEKEVAAGYQRIKIKIKPGRDYAMIRALRAEYPDITMSVDANSAYTLNDVALLKKMDEFKLLMIEQPLAYDDILDHAALQPQLQTALCLDESILSEDDARKALQLGACRIINIKLGRVSGHTEARKIQAYCHARNIPTWCGGMLEAGIGRAHNIHMSTLPGFTLPGDVSASQRYWAEDIITPPVEVTSGGTIPRPMGVGLGYEVNEKRIEEVTVRTEVIE; from the coding sequence ATGAAAATCGAACGCATTGAACTCATCGAAATCAAACTCCCGCTCATCGCCCCGTTTGAAACCAGCTTTGGGCGCACCTTTGAGCGGCGCATCATTCTGACCAAAATCTTTGCCGACGGCCTGCACGGCTGGGGCGAATGCACCTGCAACGAAGGCCCGTTCTACAACCACGAAGCCACCGACATGGCCTGGCTCGTGCTGCGCGATTTCGCCGGGCCGATGGTTTTGGGCAAAGAGATCAGCGCGCCGACCGAAGTGCCCGCGCTGACCGCCCGCATTCGCGGCAACAAGATGGCGCGCGCCGCCATTGAATGCGCCATCTGGGATTTGGAGGCGCGGCGGCAAGGCGTCCCGCTCTGGCAACTGTTGGGCGGCACGCAGGAAGTCATCAACTGCGGCGTCTCGCTGGGCTTGGAAGACAGCGACGCCGCGATGTTGAAGAAGGTCGAGAAAGAAGTCGCCGCCGGATACCAGCGCATCAAGATCAAAATCAAACCGGGCCGCGATTACGCGATGATCCGGGCCTTGCGTGCCGAATACCCCGACATCACGATGTCGGTGGACGCCAATTCGGCCTACACCTTGAACGATGTTGCGTTGCTCAAAAAGATGGACGAGTTCAAGTTGCTGATGATCGAGCAGCCGCTGGCTTACGACGACATCCTTGACCACGCCGCCTTGCAGCCGCAGTTGCAGACGGCCCTCTGCCTGGACGAATCCATCCTGAGCGAAGACGACGCGCGCAAGGCCTTGCAACTGGGCGCCTGCCGCATCATCAACATCAAACTGGGCCGCGTTTCGGGCCACACCGAAGCGCGCAAGATTCAAGCCTACTGCCACGCGCGCAACATCCCGACCTGGTGCGGCGGGATGCTGGAAGCAGGCATCGGGCGCGCGCACAACATCCACATGTCCACGCTGCCGGGCTTCACGCTGCCGGGCGACGTGTCGGCGTCGCAGCGTTACTGGGCGGAAGACATCATCACGCCGCCGGTCGAAGTCACATCGGGCGGGACGATTCCGCGTCCGATGGGCGTGGGGTTGGGGTACGAAGTGAATGAGAAGCGGATTGAAGAAGTGACGGTGCGGACGGAAGTGATCGAGTAA